CCCCGGGTTACCATGAAAGTGATCAGAGGTATTTCATAGAAAATTAGTTTGCAAACTGCACAcacaaggaaggaagagaggcagcATCACCCGCTAGAAGGAACATGTGGCTTGGCCTTAGCTGAGATTTTTCAATCCAGATTTCTCCACTCATTATTTGACTTCCACAACTTAATCCCTATAGGCCAGTTTCTCTGTCAGGGGAAAATAATCCCACTGTGGCAAATGAGAGTAACGTGAGGATTAGAAGAAATTCAGGCGGTGTTCCACTGGCGTTCATCTGTGCGCCTTGAGCTGGTCCCAGCCAGAGCTGTTGTACATGGTAGATTCATACCTCTGTACCTACTTTTCTGTGGCAGATTCAGTCCTTTGTCATCCGGGGGGAGAGGAGGTCCCTGGCCTCCGACCCCAGCCAGCCTGTGGGAGCCTTTGAATGGGGGAAGGCGGAGCGTCTGTCTGCGGACACTGAGCGTTTGTAGGGCAGTTGTTTATACTGTTatcctttctttttgaaactttttattgaagttaaaacataataaataaccaaaaaggCACATAGCCTCAATGTACAGATCACATTTTATAAACCGAGCAGACCCACATAACTAGACCATTCATTCCCATGGATGCCTGATACTCCACTTTGTGAATATCCCAcgtttcattttttcattctaCCGGTGGTGGACGTGTAGCTAGCTTCCAGTGTAGGGTGATTGCAACTAGTGCTTCTGGGAATGTCTTTTATATGTGGCTTTTGATAAGGATGTGTTTTTCTCCTGGGtatattgctgggtcatagagtgtGCACATGTTCAATTTTAGTAGATATTAACCCAGAAGTTTCCCAGCATGGTTTTATCAGTTTACTCCTACCAGCAGTGTGTAAGGGTTCTCCTtgctccccatcctcaccagcacttgatattatctgtctttttcacTTTGGTGGCTTTTATATAATTAGGTAGCATTTTGGAAGTAGAACTGTTTCCTCACCCCACAAAACCTTAAACTGTAATACATTCATTTCAGGAATGCGTCCCACACAGAAGCAGATTATACCAGATATAAAACTCCTATgatagtgcttggcacatgggAGGAAGGTGACACATAACTAGCTGCCGTTGttgtcatcttcatcatcattgtTGTCACTGAATGCCTTCCCTGTtcttgagaggagagagagtgggTCACAGTGGATGGCAGGTGAATAGGAAGGCATAGTCCCTGCCTACATCCTTTAGGAAGAAGCTCCTGATCTACAGGAAGagacaaatactagaaaaagATATTATTAGACCATATGATAGGAGTTTGGGAAAAGAGGCAGTAGCTGAACTGGTGCTTGAGGAATCCGTAGGAgttgaacagaaagaaagaagggaagtggGCTGGAGGAAATGGCAGGGGCACGGAACCCTTGGCGTTCTGTGCTGTAGAGTAGACAGCATGCTGGAGGAGAAGAGCCCACGCTTGCATGCTGGTCCCTGTTGTTCAGATGTTGGCACCCTTGCTGGATTGTGGGGTCCTCGTTAGCAATCATTTGGGGTCATTGTGAAGTTATAGTACTCTAGTGCTCTGTTCTCTGCCCCCACCTTTtaactttctctccctcctctgggaaAGTGACCCACCTCCTCTTCTCACTCCTGGAATCAGAGCCTGTCCCGAGCCCAAGGTGTTATAAAACCACAGATGAAGCTTTAACGGCTACGAAATACTGGTTACAAGGATCCCACAGCTTCTTTGCTGTCTGAGCCTTTAGCTATTTATCTTTATGCAGAGGCCTGACTTAGAGTTTTTATTCTTGTCAGGGCCTAAGTTGCACCGTGGTGGCATTTAGGTTTAATCAAATGCTCTTCGACCCGATACCATATGCAGAGAGCTGATCACTGTTCTGGAGGGATATTGAGGAGGAGGAGATGCTGACGATGGTAGTCAAGAGCCGTACGGTCTTTCCTTGGTGAAGCACCTGCTACGCGGCAGGCATTGGCTAGAAGGGAATGAGGAGGACAGACATGGCCTCTGGCCCTTGGCCCTACTGAATTTAAAATCTGGTCTGGGATAGGACAAGTAGTCAGTTGGTTCCACCGCAGTGTGACAAAGATTGTCCTGGGCAAAGGGACAGAGTCCTGTGAGAGCTCGTTGGAGAAGAACCCCATGCAGACGGAGGTTAGGCAGGACTTTCTGGGAAAGCTGACAGAAACCTGGTAGCCTAATGAAGGTGACTGGGAAGGAAGTAGAGGAAACAGTGCATAGAAGGACCTGAATACAGGGGGGCAATGAGTGGCTGGTTGGAGAAGCTGGAAGACATTATCAGCCTAGAGTGTAGAGAATCTTTGGAGAAGAGTTTTAACCAAAGGACCCCCAGCAGGTGGGAGATGCATTGAAGGAAGTCAAGAGTGGAGGCGGACAGACAGCAAAAGGCAAACATTATGTGATTTCATTTCTATGTGGAAACCCTAAAAgacaaaacgaacaaacaaaaacagaaattgaCTCACAAGTGCAGAGAACAAACCTAAGGTTGCCAGAAGAAGGTGGCAGTGCAGGGATGaccaaaataggtgaaggggattgggGAGTACAGACTTCAGGTTACAAGACAAAGAAGTCATAGGAGTGAAACGTAGAACGTAGGAggtacagtcaataatattgtaatcattttggtgacagatggtgaccacACTGACCACAGTGAGCATTTTGTGATGTAcgtaattgttgaatcactgttttATACACCCAGACCTAATGGAGCATTTCACGTCAACTCTActttaataacaataattaagtaagtagctaaataaataaaaataaagactggaAGCAGAGAAACCAGTTGTAATAATTAGGACTTAACAGACGGGTAAGTAATATTCACTGAAAGTCAGCAGAATGACTTTCAAAATTCCCTTCTCCCCTCAGTTCTCCAACCCAAACATCCTGACTTCTTTAGAGCCCAATGCCACGATCTGAAgagtaaagaaaaatcttattagaaagaggtattttttttcctattatttatatgtatggCCCTTTAAAACCGTGGTCCTTGGGTATGATTGGATGAAGTTCTTTGCCAGGAAGAAACCTGGGAGGTGTGTTCTGCAATCTCTGTATTTGAAGTAAGAGTCATGGTAACCTGTGGCTTGGTGCTGTGTTTGTGCATTCTGTGTAGGGACCAAAGAGCTCACATGACTTGTGGTGAACTGTTTCTCATGGAGCTTGGCCCACTGCGTACTCCGGTAGCCTGGCTTCCTGCATCAATTCCCAACCACtcacaaaaccaaacacacacacacacacacacacacacacacacacacacaatgcaagAGCTCAGGATAAAGGGATTCCGGTGGGAATGTTATCTCCCACTTCCTTggtcattttttaataaagactggTGGCCAGGTATTTCATACTTCAGCCTTGAAGTCTAGAAGTGTGATTTCTAGTGATCTTCACTAAGTTTAAGGACAATGGAATAGTTTCTATGTATTTGGAGTCCTTGGGCTTACATTTACCTCTTACATAAAAGacattccacttaaaaaaaaaaaactatagataGGAGAATTGCTATTACAAATGAGTAGatattcattgtattttattaagaaatattgtGTTCCTGCCTTGTGCAGCACGAGATGTATGTAGAGAGTTTCAGAAGAAACAAGACAGTGTCCCGACGTCCCGACTTTCAGAGACTTTGAAACAGAGCCAGCAGAGTCAATGTTCTGATCCCACCACTCTCTGTTTTGTCATCCAAGAGAGATACTAGTAACCAGTCAATTCACACTTCTTTGCTAAAGCCAGAGTcagcctcagaatccttctcaacacagcAGTCCAGGCAACTTTGgcgtcagatttttaaaaatctgctttctttcctttattttaaaatataatgtattccCAGAATTTTAGGTTTTTGTCTggccttttatctttctttctttttactagCTTTTCAAAGAATTACGTCATATTCTAGTTGAATACTGGAACCTGAGAGCATCTCAAGAAAGTAAAATGTGATAGTGTTACTTTTCAAGAAGCTGAAACTTCCGATTCAAGAAGATAAACACTGACTTCACACGTATGATCACAGAGGCCCATTCCCAGCACTTGCCCTAGaaactttgaggttttttttgcTTTCGTCAAGGATGATTGTCCTTTGTACTTTTATTCTTTGTAGGAATTGTTTCTGGACTGTAACACTGCCAGCCATCAGTGACTGGTGACCATATTTTCAGGTGGTCTGGTACTGGACTTCCCTTTATTGCGTCTGGGGTCACTGCTTTGGTAGAGATCAAAGGTCTTGCCGGCCCTGACCTCTTTGGTGTCTTGTCACTGATCATTCCACCTGTGTCTCAGGCCCTCTTTTCATGCCACAGGCGGTTCCACAGGGGCATGAAAAGGCCAGAGTTCCAGCTCTATATATTGATAAACCCCAAGTATGTATATACTAAGACTCCTCTTAAACTCTAGACCCTTAATTTCAGCTGTCCATGGCACATTTCCACCAGAATGAGAAGAGCTAACGCAACAAGGGAACAACTACTGTGGCCAGAGGCTAGAGCTTTATAATCAATACTTAACTTAAGCTTTCCAATATCCCTCAGAAGTTATcatccccattatacagatggAAAACACAAGACTTTGGAGAATCATACCGTTAGTAAGTGATCAGCCTGAATCTGGTACACATAGCTTATGTAGAGTTTAATAGTATATACGGACCCTTCCATTTTGGCTTGTACAAAACAGAAGTCCTCTCAACTCACTTCCTAAGACTCCAGTCTTAACCTTGAATCTGTCCAGTCCAGATACCATCATGTTCTCACATCCTTCTTCAAGGTCCAGGAAGTTAAAAATCTTTCAATTCTGACTCCAAAACAGCTCTCAAACTTTTCCGCCCTTTCTACTCCAACTCTTCAGCACACTGCCCTTATTTCTCACCAAGGAAGCattcttcaggggcgcctgggtggctcagcgggttaagcctctgccttcggctcaggtcatggtctcagggtcctgggatcgaggcctgcgtcacactctctgctcagcagggagcctgcttcctcctctctctctctgcctgcctctctgcctacttgtggtctctgtctgtcaaataaataaatgaaatctttaaaaaaaaaaaaaaagaaagaaagaaagcattcttCATTCCCTACCctgcccccactttttttttctcttctcttgggtGAGGAGAGAAAAGCTCCTATGACAAACCACAATTTTTTCTCATAGTTGTTCCTTTTAGCTTATTTTCTCCTATACCTACCTTGGATAAAAAGCTAGGACGTGAAAGAGAATGCTTTTGTTTGGAGCAAGTATAgagtttttgtgtgtttgtttttcatttaatgttttcGCTTCCATCTTTGTAATGatgccttttgttttcttgttttctaggAATGTTTACCCTTGCGGAAGTTGCTTCACTTAATGACATTCAGCCAACTTACCGAATCCTGAAACCATGGTGGGACGTGTTTATGGATTACCTGGCTGTCGTTATGTTGATGGTAGCCATCTTTGCAGGAACCATGCAACTTACCAAAGATCAGGTGGTCTGCTTGCCAGTATTGCCATCTCCTGTAAACTCAAAGGCACACACGCCACTGGGAAATGCCGACGTTACCACCAATATCCCCAAGATGGAAGCAGCCACTGACCAAGACAAAGACGGGCGGACGGCAAGTGACATTTCCTTTGGCACATCTGCTGTGACACCTGACATACCTCTCAGAGCCACATATCCTCACACAGATTCGACAGTTCCAAATCAGGAgacaaagaaggagaagaaagatccAACAGGCCGAAAGACAAACTTAGATTTTCagcaatatgtatttattaatcaGATGTGTTACCATCTGGCCCTTCCGTGGTATTCCAAGTACTTTCCATACCTTGCTCTCATACATACTATTATTCTCATGGTCAGTAGCAACTTTTGGTTCAAATATCCCAAAACATGCTCAAAAGTAGAACATTTTGTTTCAATACTAGGAAAGTGCTTTGAGTCTCCTTGGACTACCAAAGCGTTGTCTGAGACAGCGTGTGAAGACTCAGAGGAAAACAAGCAGAGAATAACAGGTGCCCAGACTCTACCAAAGCATGTGTCTACCAGCAGTGATGAGGGGAGCCCTAGTGCCAGTACCCCGATGATCAACAAGACAGGCTTCAAATTCTCAGCCGAGAAGCCTGTGATCGAGGTCCCCAGCATGACCATCCTGGATAAGAAAGACGGGGAACAGGCCAAAGCCCTGTTCGAGAAAGTGAGGAAGTTCCGTGCTCACGTGGAAGACAGTGACTTGATCTACAAACTCTATGTGGTCCAAACGTTCATCAAAACAGCCAAATTCATTTTCATCCTCTGCTATACTGCCAACTTCGTCAACGCCATCAGCTTCGAGCACGTCTGCAAGCCCAAAGTGGAGCACCTGACTGGCTATGAGGTGTTTGAGTGCACCCACAATATGGCTTACATGCTGAAGAAGCTTCTCATCAGCTACATATCCATTATCTGTGTTTATGGTTTTATCTGCCTCTACACTCTCTTCTGGTTGTTCAGGATACCTTTGAAGGAATATTCTTTCGAAAAAGTCAGAGAAGAGAGCAGTTTCAGTGACATTCCGGATGTCAAAAACGACTTCGCATTCCTTCTGCACATGGTAGACCAGTATGACCAACTGTATTCAAAGCGCTTTGGCGTGTTCCTGTCAGAAGTCAGTGAAAATAAACTTAGGGAAATTAGCTTGAACCACGAGTGGACATTCGAGAAACTTCGGCAGCACGTGTCCCGCAATGCCCAGGACAAGCAGGAGCTCCACCTGTTCATGCTATCCGGCGTGCCCGACGCCGTCTTTGACCTCACAGACCTGGATGTGCTGAAACTTGAACTGATTCCGGAAGCTAAAATTCCCGCTAAGATCTCTCAGATGACTAACCTCCAAGAGCTCCACCTCTGCCACTGCCCTGCGAAAGTGGAACAGACAGCTTTTAGCTTCCTCCGCGATCACTTGAGATGCCTTCACGTGAAGTTCACCGACGTGGCTGAAATCCCCGCCTGGGTGTACCTGCTCAAAAACCTTCGGGAGTTGTACTTGATAGGCAATTTGAACTCTGAGAACAACAAGATGATCGGGCTCGAATCTCTCCGGGAGCTGCGGCACCTTAAGATTCTCCACGTGAAAAGCAATTTGACCAAAGTTCCCTCCAACATTACAGATGTGGCTCCACATCTTACCAAGTTAGTCATTCATAATGACGGCACTAAACTCCTGGTACTGAACAGCCTTAAGAAAATGATGAATGTCGCTGAGCTCGAACTTCAGAACTGTGAGCTGGAGAGAATCCCCCATGCTATCTTCAGCCTCTCGAATCTGCAGGAACTGGATTTAAAATCAAATAACATACGCACCATCGAGGAGATCATCAGTTTCCAGCATTTAAAACGACTGACGTGTCTGAAATTATGGCATAATAAAATCGCTaccatccctccctccatcacCCATGTCAAAAACTTGGAGTCACTTTATTTCTCTAACAACAAGCTCGAATCCTTACCCGTGGCAGTGTTCAGTTTACAGAAACTCAGATGCTTAGACGTAAGCTACAACAACATTTCTGTGATTCCAATAGAGATAGGATTGCTTCAGAACCTGCAGCATTTGCATATCACTGGGAACAAAGTGGACATTCTGCCAAAGCAGTTGTTCAAATGCATGAAGTTGAGGACTTTGAATCTGGGGCAAAACTGCATCACCTTCCTCCCCGAGAAGATTGGTCAGCTCTCCCAGCTCACTCAGCTAGAGCTGAAGGGGAACTGCTTGGACCGCCTGCCAGCCCAGCTGGGCCAGTGTCGCCTGCTCAAGAAAAGCGGGCTTGTTGTGGAAGATCACCTTTTTGACACCCTGCCACCCGAAGTCAAAGAAGCATTGAATCAAGACATAAATATTCCCTTTGCAAATGGGATTTAAACTGAGATGATCCTGTGCAGGAACACCGTCCTAGAGGGCAAACACTCACGTACAAGTTATTGCAAGATAATGCATTTTAGGAGTAGAtacatcttcaaaaataaaacacagagagGATGCATAGAAGGCTGATAGAAGATGTAACTGAATGTTCCCTGTTTGTAGTGTTTTCAGTCAATTCATTTCcagatcttttctcttttctttttttcttttggggaaagggaaggaacgATTATAATCACTaatcttggtttctttttaaattgtttgtaaCTTGGATGCTGCCGCTACTGAATGTTTACAAATTGCTTGCCTGCTAAAGTAAATGATTAAATGGACATTTTTCTTACTATACCACCTTTTTGGAGGTGTCTTGATTTACTTTGCCGCATCGGTGCGGTACATCGCTTTAATGCAGACCACTGGAAGACGCATGAGGTCACAACTTGTAAATTTGAAATAGCTAAAATCAttgatttccttcctcttttaatttAGAGTGCCTCACATATGCACTTCTTACCACATTGGGTTAGGGCTCCTGCTTCTGAGAATCCCATTTTAGagatttcacacttttttttttttttaaagattttatttatttatttgacagagagagagatcacaagtaggcagagaggcaggcagagatagaaggggaagcaggctccctgctgagcagagagcccgatgcggggctctatcccaggacactgggatcatgacctgagctgaaggcagcagcttaatccactgagccacccaggcgcccctagagattTCACACTTTTGAGGGCCCAGAACATAGTGAAGGTGTGTAGATTGTgggtagtgggggggggggtcttttttttttttttttaaataacaagaaaaaataaaagaaaatgatatttccCTTACCAAGAGCTGTTTTCCTGTAGTCTAGAGTTACCATGAGACACATTTTTCTATCAATACTATAAGGTTgccaataaatagaaaatgtttttttttaattaattataaccaggacaaaatattttttaattatttatttgagagagagagagagcacagaagcacagtagggaggggcagagggagagagagagagagagagaatcttcaagcagactcccactgagaggggagcctaatatatataaaggaaaaagtcTTATGTTTTATTGCTAGCACTTTCTCTGACTACCTCCCCTAAACTcaaaaatcatgacctgagctgaaaccaagtcagaggcttaacctactgtaccacccaggtgccccccaagacaAAATTTTTAATGGCTTAGTGATTAATGCTTTCCAATATATCAACATTTGGAAGATAATACAAAATCAAAGCAATAATTAATTTTTGCCCTTTTcagctttggggggaaaaataggaCTTGTAGTTCATTGAGTTGGAAAACtgactttctgtatttattttagcaaCGGCTGTATTTCCTATGTTTGCCTGTGGCTAGGAAGGATCAGGTCCAGGAAAATGCTGGCAGAATGTACTGTATCTTAGatgatgattttccttttttaacctaaaaattgTCCAGATccatttcagaaaatttaaaaaatcccctACCACCTGTTTAGGCATTGGCTAGCAGGTGCTTCTCAGCCTTTCTAcagatgtgtcttttaaaaagaaggggaCTCTTTGGCACTCTAGATGACAAAGTAATGTCCTCTCTCTATGAGTTTG
This Neovison vison isolate M4711 chromosome 2, ASM_NN_V1, whole genome shotgun sequence DNA region includes the following protein-coding sequences:
- the LRRC8D gene encoding volume-regulated anion channel subunit LRRC8D, translated to MFTLAEVASLNDIQPTYRILKPWWDVFMDYLAVVMLMVAIFAGTMQLTKDQVVCLPVLPSPVNSKAHTPLGNADVTTNIPKMEAATDQDKDGRTASDISFGTSAVTPDIPLRATYPHTDSTVPNQETKKEKKDPTGRKTNLDFQQYVFINQMCYHLALPWYSKYFPYLALIHTIILMVSSNFWFKYPKTCSKVEHFVSILGKCFESPWTTKALSETACEDSEENKQRITGAQTLPKHVSTSSDEGSPSASTPMINKTGFKFSAEKPVIEVPSMTILDKKDGEQAKALFEKVRKFRAHVEDSDLIYKLYVVQTFIKTAKFIFILCYTANFVNAISFEHVCKPKVEHLTGYEVFECTHNMAYMLKKLLISYISIICVYGFICLYTLFWLFRIPLKEYSFEKVREESSFSDIPDVKNDFAFLLHMVDQYDQLYSKRFGVFLSEVSENKLREISLNHEWTFEKLRQHVSRNAQDKQELHLFMLSGVPDAVFDLTDLDVLKLELIPEAKIPAKISQMTNLQELHLCHCPAKVEQTAFSFLRDHLRCLHVKFTDVAEIPAWVYLLKNLRELYLIGNLNSENNKMIGLESLRELRHLKILHVKSNLTKVPSNITDVAPHLTKLVIHNDGTKLLVLNSLKKMMNVAELELQNCELERIPHAIFSLSNLQELDLKSNNIRTIEEIISFQHLKRLTCLKLWHNKIATIPPSITHVKNLESLYFSNNKLESLPVAVFSLQKLRCLDVSYNNISVIPIEIGLLQNLQHLHITGNKVDILPKQLFKCMKLRTLNLGQNCITFLPEKIGQLSQLTQLELKGNCLDRLPAQLGQCRLLKKSGLVVEDHLFDTLPPEVKEALNQDINIPFANGI